The following are from one region of the Amylibacter sp. IMCC11727 genome:
- a CDS encoding DUF4145 domain-containing protein encodes MKRYVKALPYELGHCSKCASERARVRKEFKTTDTDQHVSVTNWHMIVECSGCGEIYFKTKSHFSENYEHDFDENGNPTLVQIEEYEFWPPAPPRPMPRWLVERELKDGLLHHLLHDIYEAWANNLAVLAAIGTRTAFDKASEIVGVDINLSFSKKLDQLFRDGHISGRDKISLHSLVDAGSAAAHRNWRPSDTEIEMMISVLESFVERAILIPERTKKLSKNIPKKNTLP; translated from the coding sequence GTGAAAAGGTACGTTAAAGCACTTCCTTACGAGCTCGGCCACTGTTCAAAGTGTGCTTCTGAACGCGCTCGGGTACGGAAGGAGTTTAAAACCACAGATACCGATCAGCACGTCTCTGTAACAAATTGGCATATGATAGTTGAATGCAGCGGCTGTGGCGAAATATATTTTAAAACAAAGTCCCATTTCAGCGAAAACTATGAACACGACTTCGATGAAAACGGAAACCCAACACTAGTTCAAATTGAAGAGTATGAATTCTGGCCACCAGCTCCACCCCGCCCGATGCCCAGATGGTTGGTTGAGCGTGAATTGAAGGATGGTTTGCTTCATCATTTACTACATGACATTTACGAGGCTTGGGCAAATAATCTAGCAGTACTAGCGGCGATAGGAACTAGGACTGCATTTGATAAAGCGTCGGAAATAGTTGGCGTTGACATAAATCTGTCATTCAGCAAAAAACTGGACCAGCTTTTCCGAGATGGTCACATTTCGGGACGCGACAAAATTTCTTTGCATAGCCTAGTCGATGCTGGCAGTGCAGCTGCGCATCGAAATTGGCGACCTTCAGATACCGAAATTGAAATGATGATTTCTGTGCTAGAGAGCTTTGTCGAAAGAGCAATTCTCATACCAGAGAGAACAAAAAAACTGTCAAAGAATATCCCCAAGAAGAACACCCTCCCATGA
- a CDS encoding glycosyltransferase family 2 protein, producing MQLTLLATLRDESPYIIDWIAHHRAIGITDFVLYQNDSVDGTTALLQTLQDAGDIHYIDNTNPADAPPKFRDLPPQRRAYGRALRHPVVQSSDYILVIDADEYLELPADTDLTTFLTRLNHPDVVSMPWRMMGSSGQTAFDPAPVTTRFTMAADINDQGTERPFKQVKSLYRPKITRLYNLHKPRAFREGVTWLDPDGTPIRPQMRNSAQLSDFQFKTANLRHYHTKSYPEFCVKIVRGFACTPPDKRSQLGAKMFDEMNPNTVHLPLNTAHAIHAADIAHTLRQNPKVAAIESRAIDRFTKLTQLCQTAVDSHETLPTITRRYRLSDTLQDYFEDTVWSKMR from the coding sequence ATGCAACTCACCCTCCTAGCCACCCTCCGCGACGAGTCCCCCTACATCATCGACTGGATCGCCCACCACCGCGCCATCGGGATCACCGACTTCGTCCTCTACCAAAATGACTCAGTGGACGGCACCACCGCCCTTCTCCAAACCCTCCAAGACGCAGGCGATATCCACTACATCGACAACACCAACCCCGCCGACGCCCCACCAAAATTCCGCGACCTCCCCCCCCAACGCCGCGCTTATGGCCGTGCCCTGCGTCACCCAGTGGTGCAATCCTCCGACTACATCCTCGTCATCGACGCAGACGAATACCTCGAACTGCCAGCCGACACCGACCTTACCACCTTCCTCACCCGCCTCAACCACCCAGACGTGGTCTCCATGCCATGGCGCATGATGGGCTCCTCTGGCCAAACAGCTTTCGATCCAGCCCCCGTCACAACCCGCTTCACCATGGCCGCGGACATCAACGACCAAGGCACCGAACGCCCCTTCAAACAGGTCAAATCCCTGTACCGCCCGAAAATCACCCGCCTTTACAATCTGCACAAACCCCGCGCCTTTCGCGAAGGCGTCACATGGCTTGATCCAGATGGCACGCCCATCCGCCCCCAGATGCGCAACTCCGCGCAACTGTCCGATTTCCAATTCAAAACCGCCAACTTGCGCCACTACCACACCAAATCCTACCCCGAGTTTTGCGTGAAAATCGTGCGTGGTTTCGCCTGCACGCCACCTGACAAACGCTCCCAACTCGGGGCCAAAATGTTTGACGAAATGAACCCCAACACCGTCCACCTGCCGCTCAACACCGCACACGCCATCCACGCCGCAGACATCGCCCACACCCTGCGCCAAAATCCCAAAGTCGCCGCCATCGAATCCCGCGCGATCGACCGCTTCACAAAACTCACCCAGCTCTGCCAAACCGCAGTCGACAGCCACGAAACCCTGCCCACCATCACCCGCCGATACCGCCTGTCAGATACCCTTCAAGACTATTTCGAAGACACCGTTTGGTCTAAAATGCGCTAA
- the radA gene encoding DNA repair protein RadA, translated as MAKTNLSFSCASCGASHKKWAGRCDACGEWNSIQEQAPLAAGPGTKTLGATKGRKVQLSDLKTEDKPLPRANCGIEELDRVLGGGLVPASAVLVGGDPGIGKSTLLLQAAARFALTGKKAIYVSGEEAASQIRMRAQRLDLTHSPVQLASESNLRDILTTLEAEQPDLVVIDSIQTMWVDHIDSAPGSVSQVRAVAHELTTFAKRKGIAVILVGHVTKEGQIAGPRVVEHMVDTVLYFEGERGHQFRILRAVKNRFGPADEIGVFEMTGAGLDEVRNPSALFLSDREKPAPGSVVFAGIEGTRPLLVEIQALVAQSALANARRTVVGWDSGRLSMILAVLESRCGLSFNGMDVYLNIAGGMRISEPAADLAVAAALISARQDTSLAGDLVIFGEISLSGGLRPISQAEARLKEAKKLGFSGAFAPSRMKLASTSGMNVKKVDDVGTFIADCFGEIEA; from the coding sequence ATGGCTAAAACGAACCTTTCCTTCTCTTGTGCGTCTTGCGGCGCGTCCCACAAAAAATGGGCAGGCCGCTGTGATGCCTGCGGGGAATGGAATTCGATTCAAGAACAAGCGCCTTTGGCGGCAGGTCCAGGCACAAAAACGCTGGGCGCAACGAAGGGCCGCAAGGTTCAGCTGTCTGACCTCAAAACCGAAGACAAACCGTTGCCCCGCGCCAACTGCGGCATCGAAGAACTGGATCGCGTATTGGGCGGTGGTCTTGTCCCTGCCAGCGCCGTCCTTGTGGGCGGTGACCCAGGTATCGGCAAATCAACGCTCCTGTTGCAAGCCGCCGCCAGGTTCGCGCTCACGGGCAAAAAAGCGATCTATGTGTCAGGCGAAGAAGCCGCGAGCCAAATCCGTATGCGCGCCCAACGCCTTGATCTCACCCATTCCCCCGTGCAACTGGCCTCTGAATCGAACCTGCGTGACATCCTCACAACGCTCGAGGCGGAACAGCCCGATCTTGTGGTGATCGATTCGATCCAAACCATGTGGGTCGATCACATCGACAGCGCACCTGGCTCTGTATCTCAAGTCCGCGCCGTTGCGCACGAACTTACCACGTTTGCCAAACGCAAAGGCATCGCCGTCATCCTTGTGGGCCATGTCACCAAAGAAGGCCAAATCGCAGGTCCGCGCGTTGTGGAACACATGGTCGATACTGTCCTCTATTTTGAAGGCGAACGCGGCCACCAGTTCCGAATCCTGCGCGCTGTGAAAAACCGTTTCGGCCCCGCAGATGAAATCGGCGTGTTTGAAATGACGGGTGCAGGCTTGGACGAAGTTCGAAACCCCTCCGCCCTGTTTCTTTCAGATCGCGAAAAACCCGCCCCCGGCTCCGTCGTTTTCGCAGGCATCGAAGGCACGCGTCCGCTTCTTGTGGAAATCCAAGCCCTCGTCGCCCAATCCGCGCTCGCCAATGCACGGCGCACGGTTGTGGGCTGGGACAGTGGGCGATTGTCCATGATCCTCGCCGTGCTCGAATCCCGCTGCGGGCTCTCGTTCAATGGCATGGATGTCTACCTCAACATCGCAGGGGGCATGCGCATTTCCGAACCCGCCGCCGATTTGGCTGTGGCCGCTGCCTTGATATCGGCCCGCCAAGACACCAGCTTGGCAGGAGACCTCGTAATTTTTGGCGAAATCAGTCTTTCGGGTGGATTAAGACCAATTTCTCAGGCAGAAGCGCGCCTGAAAGAAGCCAAAAAGCTCGGGTTCAGTGGCGCATTTGCGCCATCACGGATGAAATTAGCCAGCACATCTGGCATGAACGTTAAAAAAGTGGATGATGTCGGCACATTCATTGCCGACTGTTTCGGCGAAATAGAGGCCTGA
- a CDS encoding CvpA family protein — MEGFTLVDGGVAVIILISAILAYSRGLVREVLSIAGWVVAAIVAYAFTPTVEPFLKEVPVLSDLISGSCVLSLIIAFAVVFAVALIVVSIFTPLFSGMIQKSALGGIDQGLGFLFGVARGILLVLIALILYDNIFPEGDRLDIVENSKSREILSSSQSNLAAMLPTEVPPWLKDRYEGFVGACGAPAGEDAAPNESET; from the coding sequence ATGGAAGGTTTTACTCTGGTAGACGGCGGCGTCGCTGTCATCATTTTGATCTCGGCAATCTTGGCCTATTCGCGTGGATTGGTACGCGAAGTTCTGTCCATTGCGGGCTGGGTTGTAGCAGCCATCGTGGCCTATGCCTTTACCCCCACTGTTGAACCTTTCTTAAAAGAAGTTCCCGTTCTTTCTGATTTGATCAGCGGCTCTTGCGTTCTGTCCTTGATTATCGCGTTTGCCGTGGTCTTTGCGGTGGCCCTGATTGTGGTGTCGATCTTTACGCCGCTGTTCTCTGGCATGATCCAAAAATCCGCACTTGGTGGCATTGATCAAGGTCTCGGTTTCCTCTTTGGTGTGGCACGCGGCATCCTTCTCGTTCTTATCGCTCTGATTTTGTACGATAATATCTTCCCCGAAGGGGATCGCCTTGATATTGTTGAAAACAGCAAATCACGCGAAATCCTGTCTTCCAGCCAATCTAATCTGGCGGCGATGCTCCCAACCGAAGTGCCACCGTGGCTTAAAGATCGTTACGAAGGTTTTGTTGGCGCATGCGGCGCACCTGCTGGCGAAGACGCTGCACCAAACGAATCTGAAACATAA
- the purF gene encoding amidophosphoribosyltransferase — protein sequence MLSTAKPFFAHPFDDDKLKEECGIFGAIGVKDAANFVALGLHALQHRGQEAGGIVSYDADHGFNNARRFGYVRDNFTKASLMETLPGSNAIGHVRYSTAGSKGQTAIRDVQPFFGEFSLGGCAIAHNGNLTNAEALRTELIERGSIFQSSSDSECIIHLIARSYQNSLPERLKDALRRVEGAFSVVAMTRTKLIGVRDALGVRPLVLGKLGDGWVLSSETCALDIIGAEFIREVNPGEMVICHADGHIETSTPFEAAKPRPCIFEHVYFSRPDSILGGQSVYETRRQIGVELAKEAPVEADLVCPVPDSGTPAAIGYSQESGIPYAMGIIRNQYMGRTFIEPTEQIRNMGVRLKLNVNRALIKGKRVILVDDSVVRGTTSIKIKDMILDAGAKEVHLRIASPPTAWPCFYGVDTPKREKLLAATMSEDEMREHLAVSSLKFISLNGLYRAAGEKDGRDKTSPAYCDACFSGEYPVKPADQIENGFVMKAAE from the coding sequence ATGCTGAGCACTGCCAAGCCCTTCTTCGCGCACCCGTTCGACGACGACAAATTGAAAGAGGAGTGCGGTATTTTCGGCGCCATTGGCGTGAAAGATGCGGCAAACTTCGTGGCCCTTGGCCTCCATGCGCTTCAACATCGCGGCCAAGAAGCAGGCGGCATCGTTTCCTATGATGCGGACCATGGCTTTAACAACGCCCGCCGCTTTGGCTATGTGCGTGACAACTTCACCAAAGCATCGCTAATGGAAACCCTGCCAGGCTCCAACGCCATTGGCCATGTGCGCTATTCCACTGCGGGCTCAAAGGGCCAAACAGCCATCCGCGACGTGCAACCCTTCTTTGGCGAGTTCTCCCTTGGTGGTTGCGCCATCGCGCACAACGGCAATCTCACCAATGCCGAAGCCTTGCGCACTGAACTGATCGAACGCGGCTCTATCTTTCAGTCTTCCTCAGACAGTGAATGTATCATTCACCTGATCGCGCGATCCTATCAAAATTCTTTACCCGAACGGCTCAAAGATGCTCTGCGCCGCGTCGAAGGCGCGTTTTCCGTTGTCGCCATGACCCGCACCAAACTCATTGGTGTGCGCGATGCCCTTGGCGTGCGTCCCCTTGTGCTGGGCAAACTTGGCGATGGTTGGGTGCTGTCCTCTGAAACCTGCGCGCTCGATATCATCGGGGCCGAGTTTATTCGCGAAGTAAACCCTGGTGAAATGGTCATCTGTCATGCCGATGGTCACATCGAAACCTCCACCCCGTTTGAGGCCGCAAAACCGCGCCCCTGCATCTTTGAACACGTCTATTTCTCGCGCCCTGACAGCATCTTGGGCGGGCAATCTGTCTATGAAACCCGCCGTCAAATCGGCGTGGAACTGGCCAAAGAAGCCCCTGTAGAAGCTGACCTCGTTTGCCCCGTCCCAGACAGCGGCACACCCGCCGCGATTGGCTATTCCCAAGAAAGCGGCATTCCCTACGCCATGGGCATCATCCGCAACCAATACATGGGCCGCACGTTTATCGAACCCACCGAACAAATTCGCAACATGGGCGTGCGCCTGAAACTCAACGTGAACCGCGCCCTGATCAAAGGCAAGCGCGTGATCCTCGTCGACGACTCCGTGGTACGCGGCACGACCAGCATCAAAATCAAAGACATGATCCTCGACGCAGGCGCAAAAGAGGTCCACCTGCGCATCGCCTCGCCCCCTACTGCATGGCCATGTTTCTATGGTGTGGACACCCCCAAACGCGAAAAACTCCTCGCCGCCACCATGAGCGAAGACGAAATGCGCGAACACCTCGCCGTGTCCTCCCTCAAATTCATCTCCCTCAACGGCCTCTACCGCGCCGCAGGGGAAAAAGACGGCCGCGACAAAACCAGCCCCGCCTACTGCGATGCCTGTTTCAGCGGCGAATACCCTGTGAAACCAGCAGATCAGATAGAGAACGGGTTTGTGATGAAAGCGGCGGAGTGA
- a CDS encoding ATP-binding cassette domain-containing protein: MITLQNVKKSFGSNHVLQGVDLQIDKGESMVIIGGSGTGKSVALKCVLGLITPDSGTITVNGADATKGDRDAFLAQFGMLFQGGALFDSLSVWQNVAFRLMRGANKLNKSDAKDLAIEKLRRVGLKADVADRFPAELSGGMQKRVGLARAIAAEPEIIFFDEPTTGLDPIMSGVINELIREIVVEMGATAMTITHDMSSVRAIADKVAMLHEGKVQWTGEVADMDESGDPYLDQFINARAEGPIEAVR; encoded by the coding sequence ATGATCACCCTCCAAAACGTCAAAAAATCCTTCGGCTCCAACCACGTCCTCCAAGGCGTCGACCTACAAATCGACAAAGGCGAAAGCATGGTGATCATCGGCGGCTCTGGCACAGGCAAATCCGTCGCGCTCAAATGCGTCCTCGGCCTGATCACGCCCGATAGTGGCACAATCACAGTCAACGGCGCAGACGCCACCAAAGGCGACCGCGATGCCTTTCTCGCCCAATTCGGCATGCTGTTCCAAGGCGGCGCCCTGTTCGACAGCCTCTCCGTCTGGCAAAACGTCGCCTTCCGCCTGATGCGCGGCGCGAACAAGCTGAACAAATCAGACGCCAAAGACCTCGCCATCGAAAAACTCCGCCGCGTCGGCCTCAAAGCAGACGTCGCCGACCGCTTCCCCGCCGAGCTTTCAGGCGGCATGCAAAAACGCGTCGGCTTGGCGCGCGCCATCGCCGCCGAACCCGAGATCATCTTCTTTGACGAACCCACCACAGGCCTCGACCCGATCATGTCAGGGGTTATCAACGAACTCATCCGCGAAATCGTTGTCGAAATGGGCGCGACCGCCATGACCATCACCCACGACATGTCCTCCGTCCGCGCCATAGCCGACAAAGTCGCCATGCTGCACGAGGGAAAGGTGCAGTGGACAGGCGAAGTCGCGGATATGGACGAAAGTGGCGACCCGTACCTAGATCAGTTCATCAACGCGCGGGCTGAAGGCCCGATTGAGGCGGTTCGATAG
- a CDS encoding ABC transporter permease: MQALTFIDNTLASIGRSVLGLCASVGRIVIFAAMTIAHLFRPPFYFREFAQQLLTIGYFSLPVVGLTALFTGGALALQIYSGGARFNAEAVVPTVVAIAMVRELGPVLGGLMVAGRVASSIAAELGTMRVTEQIDALTTLSTNPMKYLVVPRVLAATLAMPVLAFIGDVIGIMGGFLVGTQRLDFNAATYINNTLDFLEFGDVFSGLVKAAVFGFIVAIMGCYHGYNSGRGAQGVGKATTNAVVSASVLILAANYILTEVFFTS, from the coding sequence ATGCAGGCACTGACATTCATCGACAACACGCTCGCCTCCATCGGCCGCAGCGTTCTGGGCCTCTGCGCCTCGGTCGGGCGCATCGTTATTTTTGCGGCTATGACCATCGCGCACCTGTTCCGCCCGCCGTTTTATTTCCGTGAATTTGCCCAACAGCTGCTCACCATCGGCTACTTCTCGCTCCCCGTTGTCGGGCTCACAGCCCTGTTTACGGGCGGCGCATTGGCACTGCAAATCTACTCAGGCGGCGCACGCTTTAACGCCGAAGCCGTGGTCCCCACGGTTGTGGCCATCGCCATGGTGCGCGAGCTTGGCCCCGTGCTCGGCGGCCTTATGGTCGCGGGCCGTGTAGCATCTTCTATCGCCGCAGAACTTGGCACTATGCGCGTCACAGAACAAATCGACGCGCTCACCACGCTCAGCACAAACCCGATGAAATACCTCGTCGTCCCTCGCGTCCTCGCCGCCACTCTCGCCATGCCTGTCCTCGCCTTTATCGGAGACGTCATCGGCATCATGGGCGGCTTCCTTGTGGGCACACAGCGGCTCGATTTCAACGCGGCCACCTATATCAACAACACTCTCGATTTTCTGGAATTTGGCGATGTCTTCTCAGGCCTCGTCAAAGCCGCCGTCTTCGGCTTCATCGTCGCCATCATGGGCTGCTATCACGGCTACAACTCAGGCCGCGGCGCACAGGGCGTCGGCAAAGCCACAACAAACGCGGTGGTCAGTGCAAGCGTGCTGATCCTAGCCGCAAACTACATTCTCACAGAGGTGTTTTTCACATCATGA
- a CDS encoding paraquat-inducible protein A: MQLTTLPQTLLKLANLALLILFPIAWFAPLLKAGLLPFFKLSEISVISGIQALWEKDIFLAIVVSLLALAAPMIKVISTALIQFGLVSARIKPILIHMGRLAMADVFLIAIYIVVAKGVGVGRLETGWGLYLFTACVLASYAITIFDKSGKDTLDPNA; encoded by the coding sequence ATGCAGCTAACCACCCTTCCCCAAACCCTCCTTAAACTGGCCAACCTCGCGCTTCTTATCCTGTTTCCCATTGCTTGGTTCGCCCCGCTGCTAAAGGCGGGTCTCCTGCCTTTCTTCAAACTCTCCGAAATCTCCGTGATCTCTGGCATCCAAGCCCTTTGGGAAAAAGACATCTTCCTTGCCATCGTCGTGTCTCTGCTCGCGCTTGCCGCCCCAATGATCAAAGTCATCTCAACCGCCCTTATCCAATTCGGTCTCGTATCCGCCCGCATCAAACCCATCCTCATCCATATGGGCCGCCTTGCCATGGCCGATGTCTTTCTTATCGCCATCTACATCGTGGTTGCCAAAGGCGTGGGTGTGGGCCGTTTGGAAACAGGCTGGGGTCTCTATCTCTTTACCGCCTGCGTGCTGGCGTCCTATGCCATCACGATTTTCGATAAATCGGGCAAAGACACGCTTGATCCAAACGCCTAA
- the alr gene encoding alanine racemase, with translation MAVATLTIDLAALVENWRALDAKSASNVETAAVVKADGYGCDAGRVSAALSKAGAKTFFVAAAEEGIAVRKNTPNDTTIYVFSGGCMGDHDILKANNLVPLLNSPEQVQEYAAEDSPFGIQLDSGMNRLGLEPHEFNALRDQIIAAEPEILMSHLACADEPDHPMNTQQRSAFKAMTDGLTIPKSLAATGGTLLGPDYHFDLTRPGVGLYGGFPFTDAAPVVRVSIPVIQTRTVEVGEAVGYAAFWQAKRTSKVATIAAGYADGLIRQMGNHTNDHRVNLFAGDTPCPLIGRVSMDMITVDITDLDQTPTHLDILCDHQTVDDLANAAGTIGYEILTSLGGRYNRVYEGG, from the coding sequence ATGGCTGTTGCAACCCTCACAATCGACCTCGCAGCGCTCGTTGAAAACTGGCGGGCGCTGGATGCGAAATCCGCCTCAAACGTGGAAACCGCCGCTGTTGTCAAAGCAGACGGCTACGGCTGTGACGCAGGGCGCGTTTCTGCCGCATTATCAAAAGCAGGGGCGAAAACATTTTTCGTCGCCGCGGCCGAAGAGGGCATTGCCGTGCGTAAAAACACGCCAAATGACACAACGATTTATGTCTTTTCTGGCGGCTGCATGGGCGATCACGACATCCTCAAGGCAAACAACCTTGTCCCGCTGCTCAATTCCCCTGAACAGGTGCAAGAATACGCTGCTGAGGATTCCCCCTTCGGCATCCAACTTGACAGCGGCATGAACCGGCTCGGCCTAGAACCCCATGAATTCAACGCACTACGCGACCAAATCATCGCAGCTGAGCCAGAAATCCTCATGTCCCACCTCGCCTGCGCAGACGAACCCGACCACCCCATGAACACCCAACAACGCTCGGCGTTTAAGGCCATGACAGACGGCCTCACCATCCCAAAATCCCTCGCAGCCACAGGCGGCACACTTCTTGGCCCCGATTATCACTTCGACCTCACCCGCCCAGGCGTTGGCCTGTACGGCGGCTTTCCGTTTACTGATGCTGCCCCCGTGGTTCGTGTCTCAATCCCCGTTATCCAAACCCGCACGGTTGAAGTGGGCGAAGCAGTCGGTTACGCCGCGTTCTGGCAGGCCAAACGCACATCCAAAGTAGCAACCATCGCTGCAGGCTACGCAGATGGCCTGATCCGCCAGATGGGCAATCACACCAACGACCACCGCGTAAACCTGTTCGCAGGCGACACGCCCTGCCCGCTCATTGGCCGCGTGTCGATGGACATGATCACCGTCGACATCACTGACCTAGATCAAACACCCACACACCTTGATATCCTCTGTGATCACCAAACCGTGGACGATCTCGCCAATGCCGCAGGCACAATCGGCTATGAAATCCTCACCTCCCTTGGCGGACGCTACAATCGCGTATATGAAGGCGGATAA